From Plectropomus leopardus isolate mb chromosome 17, YSFRI_Pleo_2.0, whole genome shotgun sequence, a single genomic window includes:
- the polr3h gene encoding DNA-directed RNA polymerase III subunit RPC8 yields the protein MFVLVEMVDTVRIPPWSFERQLNEAIAEELNKKLANKVVYNVGLCVCLYDITKLEDSYIFPGDGASHTKVHFRYVVFHPFLDEILLGKIKYCSQEGVHVTMGFFDDILIPPESLQQPAKFDEAEQVWLWEYETDEGAHDLYMDQGEEIRFRVTDEIFVDTSPTGPATATEETPAQPGQSTAPPAEETVEKKEAPYTLIGTICDPGLGLLSWWNS from the exons atgtttgtgttggtgGAGATGGTGGACACAGTCAGGATTCCTCCCTGGAGCTTCGAGAGGCAACTCAACGAGGCCATAGCCGAGGAGCTCAACAAGAAGCTGGCCAACAAG GTGGTCTATAATGTTGGTCTGTGCGTCTGCTTGTATGACATCACAAAGCTGGAGGATTCGTATATATTTCCAGGAGACGGAGCCTCACACACCAAAG TCCATTTCAGGTACGTCGTTTTTCACCCTTTCCTCGATGAGATCCTGCTCGGCAAGATCAAGTACTGCAGTCAAGAAGGAGTTCATG TGACGATGGGCTTCTTCGATGACATTCTCATTCCTCCGGAGTCACTTCAACAGCCGGCAAAATT TGATGAAGCCGAGCAAGTTTGGCTTTGGGAATACGAGACGGACGAGGGGGCCCACGACCTCTACATGGACCAAGGAGAGGAGATCCGTTTTCGGGTGACGGATGAAATCTTTGTGGACACGTCGCCAACGGGTCCGGCCACTGCGACGGAAGAGACGCCGGCACAACCTGGACAGTCGACGGCGCCGCCAGCAGAGGAGACGGTGGAGAAGAAAGAGGCCCCGTACACTCTGATT GGGACCATCTGTGACCCGGGGCTGGGGCTGCTGTCGTGGTGGAACAGTTAG
- the csdc2b gene encoding cold shock domain-containing protein C2, translating to MADPSLTSPSRTSLRSPNTSLTLSFPFLREGSRVWEEGKEPPLPRNLPSPLPTKRNRTYSATVRAQAGPTFKGVCKNFSRSQGHGFIRPSHGGDDIFVHISDIDGEYVPVEGDEVTYKVSRVPPKNLKVQAVEVKITHLNPGTKHETWSGQIISS from the exons ATGGCAGACCCCAGCCTCACGTCGCCCTCCAGGACCTCGCTGCGCTCCCCCAATacctctctcaccctctccttCCCCTTCCTGAGGGAGGGGAGCCGCGTATGGGAGGAAGGAAAGGAGCCGCCGCTGCCACGGAATTTGCCCAGCCCGCTGCCAACCAAACGTAACCGCACCTACTCAGC tACGGTACGTGCTCAAGCAGGTCCGACATTTAAAGGTGTGTGTAAGAACTTCTCCAGGTCACAAGGTCATGGCTTCATCCGACCCTCCCACGGCGGCGACGACATCTTTGTCCACATCTCAGA catcgACGGGGAGTACGTCCCAGTGGAGGGCGACGAGGTCACGTACAAAGTGAGCCGGGTCCCGCCCAAGAACCTGAAGGTGCAGGCGGTGGAGGTAAAGATCACACATCTCAACCCAGGGACGAAACACGAGACCTGGTCTGGTCAGATCATCAGCTCGTAG